A genomic segment from Chitinophaga flava encodes:
- a CDS encoding ABC transporter ATP-binding protein yields the protein MMISLEQTGKRFNYDWIFRGVTLSFQAGERYAILGPNGSGKSTLLQVISGAIQHNEGTIQYSTPEKPIAHDAFFRYCAIAAPYLELIEEFTLTEIIEFHLQFKQFLPGITPVMAMQLVGLEKAAGKQLRNFSSGMKQRIKLALAILSDVPVLLLDEPCTNLDAAGVALYQQLINQYGGNRLIIVSSNDEQEYFMCRHYIHITDYKQ from the coding sequence ATGATGATATCTCTTGAACAGACCGGAAAACGGTTTAACTACGACTGGATATTTCGTGGTGTAACCCTCTCCTTCCAGGCAGGTGAACGCTACGCGATTCTGGGACCCAATGGTTCAGGAAAATCCACTTTACTACAGGTTATCAGCGGCGCCATTCAACACAACGAAGGCACCATACAATACAGCACACCGGAAAAGCCCATCGCTCACGATGCGTTTTTCCGGTACTGTGCTATTGCTGCCCCCTACCTTGAACTCATCGAAGAATTCACCCTCACGGAAATCATCGAATTCCATCTTCAGTTCAAACAATTCCTCCCGGGCATCACGCCTGTCATGGCCATGCAACTGGTAGGACTGGAAAAGGCCGCCGGAAAACAGCTCCGCAACTTCTCCTCGGGGATGAAACAACGTATCAAACTGGCCCTCGCCATTCTCAGCGATGTGCCCGTACTACTGCTCGACGAACCCTGCACCAACCTCGACGCCGCCGGTGTAGCCCTGTACCAGCAGCTGATCAATCAATATGGCGGCAACCGCCTTATCATTGTCAGCTCCAACGACGAACAGGAGTATTTTATGTGCAGACACTACATCCATATCACCGACTACAAACAATAA
- a CDS encoding RecQ family ATP-dependent DNA helicase, translated as MYKALSTPVAILQQYWGYSQFRALQEDIINSILAGQDTLALLPTGGGKSICFQVPAMMKPGLCLVITPLIALMKDQVANLKRKGISAYSIYSGMLYKDVERVLEAARRGGCKFLYVSPERLQSKLFQTYCDGLPVNLIAVDEAHCISQWGYDFRPAYLKIADIRSFFPDTPVLALTASATPRVQTDICDKLLMNEAKVFTKSFTRANLSYSVLEEATKIDKVKHILDRVPGCGIVYCRNRKRTKEIATLLQLQGIPASYYHAGLPQAERAARQEAWINNETRIMVCTNAFGMGIDKPDVRVVVHYDIPDGLEAYYQEAGRAGRDEQKAYAVLLYNEGELAEMQERIALQFPTQEQVREVYQCIVNYLQVPVGSAEGVYFDFDINEFARTFQLNLTMVYSAVKLLEQEEVLQLSESVFLPSRVEFVTNKESLYAFESAYPVLEEIIKVLLRTYEGIFDHSVPVYERQIGRIMYMEDDDIAAQLQQLHQYGIIHYQARRDEPQLCFLQERVSSSQLRINMARVEVRKKAYTDRLAAMFAYARHGEICRTQQLVAYFGEKEAKPCGVCDVCLKKKSVPMDAAMFKRISDDVITILKKQPLLFADLHQQLADVRRNDLMAVLQFMNEEGLLRRDEEGKLCI; from the coding sequence TTGTACAAAGCTTTGAGCACACCCGTAGCCATACTACAGCAATACTGGGGTTACAGCCAGTTCCGCGCATTACAGGAAGATATTATCAACAGTATCCTGGCAGGCCAGGATACCCTTGCTTTGTTACCCACAGGCGGCGGTAAGTCTATCTGTTTTCAGGTACCTGCCATGATGAAACCGGGGCTCTGTCTCGTGATCACACCGCTGATCGCTTTGATGAAAGACCAGGTGGCCAACCTCAAACGGAAAGGCATCTCTGCTTATTCCATCTACTCCGGTATGTTGTATAAAGATGTGGAACGTGTGCTGGAAGCAGCTCGCAGAGGAGGATGTAAATTTCTGTATGTATCGCCGGAACGCCTGCAAAGCAAACTTTTTCAGACTTATTGTGATGGACTGCCGGTAAACCTGATTGCGGTAGATGAAGCCCACTGTATCTCCCAGTGGGGATATGATTTCCGGCCTGCCTATCTGAAAATAGCGGATATCCGCAGTTTTTTCCCTGACACGCCTGTACTGGCACTTACAGCATCTGCCACCCCCAGGGTACAGACAGATATCTGTGATAAACTGCTGATGAATGAGGCAAAGGTGTTTACCAAAAGTTTTACCCGTGCCAACCTTTCCTACAGCGTGTTGGAAGAAGCCACCAAAATTGATAAAGTAAAACATATCCTGGACCGTGTGCCCGGATGCGGTATCGTATACTGCCGTAACCGCAAACGGACCAAGGAAATCGCTACGCTGCTGCAGTTGCAGGGAATACCCGCCAGCTACTATCATGCCGGCCTGCCACAGGCCGAACGCGCCGCCAGGCAGGAAGCCTGGATCAATAACGAAACCCGTATCATGGTGTGTACTAACGCTTTTGGCATGGGCATCGACAAGCCGGATGTGCGGGTGGTGGTGCATTACGATATCCCTGATGGTCTGGAAGCTTATTATCAGGAAGCAGGTCGTGCCGGCCGTGATGAACAGAAGGCCTACGCCGTACTGCTCTACAATGAAGGGGAACTGGCGGAAATGCAGGAACGTATTGCGTTGCAGTTCCCTACACAGGAGCAGGTACGCGAAGTATACCAGTGTATTGTCAACTATCTGCAAGTACCTGTTGGTAGTGCGGAAGGTGTGTATTTTGACTTTGATATCAACGAATTTGCCCGCACTTTTCAGTTGAACCTCACCATGGTGTACAGTGCTGTAAAACTGCTGGAGCAGGAAGAAGTATTACAACTGAGTGAAAGTGTGTTCCTCCCTTCCCGGGTGGAGTTTGTGACCAACAAGGAATCCCTGTACGCTTTTGAAAGCGCTTATCCTGTATTGGAAGAAATCATCAAGGTATTGCTGCGTACCTATGAAGGTATTTTTGATCATTCGGTACCTGTTTACGAACGGCAGATCGGTAGGATCATGTATATGGAAGATGATGATATTGCTGCACAGCTGCAACAGCTTCATCAGTATGGCATTATTCACTACCAGGCCCGTCGCGACGAGCCACAGCTTTGTTTCTTACAGGAAAGAGTGTCTTCTTCCCAGCTACGGATCAATATGGCGCGGGTAGAGGTGAGGAAAAAAGCCTATACAGACAGGCTTGCGGCCATGTTTGCGTATGCCCGTCACGGTGAGATATGCCGTACGCAGCAGCTGGTGGCTTATTTCGGAGAAAAAGAAGCTAAACCTTGTGGAGTCTGTGATGTATGTCTGAAGAAGAAATCGGTACCAATGGATGCTGCTATGTTTAAGCGTATATCCGATGACGTTATCACGATCTTAAAAAAGCAGCCGCTGTTATTTGCGGATCTTCACCAGCAGCTGGCGGATGTTCGGAGGAACGATCTGATGGCGGTGTTGCAGTTTATGAATGAAGAAGGCTTGTTACGTCGTGATGAAGAAGGAAAACTCTGTATTTAA
- a CDS encoding heavy metal translocating P-type ATPase — protein MTSISCKVEGMHCTNCALSVSRYLEKKGMENVNVSFATEEVSFTAPAGADSAVVLEGINHLGFRVVLPDQAPTQVSVFNTLTFKFFFCLIFTLPLLLHMWVDWHWLHQPWTQFWLTLPVFLMGLWHFGKSAIRSIMNRMANMDVLVTLGASAAFVYSLIGTIVMGNPEYMFYETTAAIITLVFLGNLLEEKSVKQTTSAIAELAGMQVTTARLINTDHGHEHINEVDNRILRPGDCVLVNTGDKIPMDGTIYWGSAHINESMITGESEPVSKKEKDKVIGGTILEEGSIKVYITATGKDTVLSYIIELVKQAQQDKPPMQRLADRISAIFVPLVLSIAIITFLGWYFIGHTSLATAMMRSVAVLVIACPCAMGLATPAAVMVGLGRAARHGILIKGGHTLELFKNIKQVVFDKTGTLTTGKLVLHNYHSSLEDMAFRKIVYSLEKYSSHPIARSVAAMWKSAGEVPLQQVREHKGLGMRAKDQEGNEWQLGSFRMAAGVTQDDSHNLYLLRNGVLMGWLDFTDEIRPEADTVIRQLKEAGIKPILLSGDTSRKCQELAAALGITEVYAEQSPQQKLQQIDRLMQTAPTAMVGDGINDAPALSKATIGISLSDATQVAMQSANVVLLNNHLGSLPLALGLGKHTYLTIKQNLFWAFIYNVVAIPVAALGFLNPIVGAGVMGLSDVVLAVNSVRLRYKNVLH, from the coding sequence ATGACATCAATCAGCTGCAAAGTGGAGGGGATGCATTGTACCAATTGTGCACTCAGCGTATCCCGCTACCTCGAGAAAAAAGGTATGGAAAATGTCAATGTCAGCTTCGCTACGGAAGAGGTGAGTTTCACCGCTCCCGCCGGCGCCGACTCCGCAGTAGTGCTGGAAGGCATCAACCACCTCGGTTTCCGCGTAGTGCTGCCAGACCAGGCGCCCACTCAGGTATCTGTTTTTAATACCCTGACCTTCAAATTCTTCTTTTGCTTAATATTTACCCTGCCCTTATTACTGCATATGTGGGTCGACTGGCATTGGCTGCATCAGCCATGGACTCAGTTCTGGCTGACACTGCCGGTATTCCTGATGGGATTATGGCACTTCGGTAAAAGCGCCATCCGTTCTATTATGAACCGTATGGCCAATATGGACGTACTGGTGACCCTCGGTGCCAGCGCTGCCTTTGTGTACAGCCTCATCGGCACCATCGTAATGGGCAACCCCGAATACATGTTTTATGAGACCACAGCGGCTATCATCACCCTGGTATTCCTGGGCAATCTCCTGGAAGAAAAATCGGTGAAACAAACCACTTCTGCCATTGCAGAACTGGCTGGCATGCAGGTGACCACCGCCCGGCTCATCAATACGGACCATGGGCATGAACATATCAACGAAGTAGACAATCGTATCCTCCGTCCTGGCGACTGTGTACTGGTCAATACCGGGGATAAAATCCCTATGGACGGCACTATCTACTGGGGTAGCGCACATATCAACGAATCCATGATCACCGGTGAAAGCGAACCTGTCAGCAAAAAGGAAAAAGACAAGGTGATAGGCGGTACCATCCTGGAAGAAGGCAGCATCAAGGTTTATATCACCGCCACAGGCAAAGACACCGTGTTGTCTTACATCATAGAACTGGTAAAACAGGCCCAGCAGGACAAACCGCCCATGCAGCGGCTGGCAGACCGTATCAGCGCCATTTTTGTGCCGCTGGTGCTGAGTATCGCTATCATCACCTTCCTGGGCTGGTACTTTATAGGACATACTTCGCTGGCTACGGCTATGATGCGGAGCGTGGCCGTACTGGTGATCGCCTGTCCCTGTGCAATGGGGCTGGCTACGCCTGCTGCCGTTATGGTAGGACTGGGACGTGCCGCCAGGCATGGTATCCTGATCAAAGGCGGGCATACACTGGAACTGTTCAAAAATATCAAACAGGTAGTATTCGATAAAACCGGTACACTCACCACCGGAAAACTGGTACTGCATAATTACCACAGCTCCCTGGAGGATATGGCTTTCCGGAAGATCGTATACAGCCTGGAAAAATATTCGTCTCACCCGATAGCCCGCTCTGTGGCCGCTATGTGGAAATCAGCCGGAGAAGTGCCCCTGCAGCAGGTAAGGGAACACAAAGGCCTCGGCATGCGTGCCAAAGACCAGGAAGGCAACGAATGGCAGCTGGGATCCTTTCGCATGGCTGCCGGTGTAACACAGGATGACAGCCATAACCTCTACCTCCTTCGCAATGGTGTACTCATGGGATGGCTCGACTTCACCGATGAAATACGGCCGGAAGCAGATACAGTCATCCGTCAGCTGAAAGAAGCGGGTATCAAACCGATATTGCTGAGTGGTGATACCAGCCGCAAATGCCAGGAGCTGGCTGCAGCACTGGGTATCACTGAAGTGTATGCTGAACAGTCACCCCAGCAGAAGCTGCAACAGATTGACCGTTTAATGCAAACGGCTCCCACCGCCATGGTGGGCGATGGTATCAACGATGCCCCGGCCCTCTCCAAAGCTACCATTGGTATCTCTCTGAGTGATGCTACCCAGGTGGCCATGCAGAGCGCCAATGTGGTGCTGTTGAATAATCATCTGGGCTCACTGCCGCTGGCATTAGGTCTTGGCAAACATACCTATCTCACCATCAAACAGAATCTTTTCTGGGCCTTTATTTACAATGTGGTAGCCATTCCGGTGGCCGCGCTGGGCTTTTTAAATCCTATCGTGGGAGCCGGTGTGATGGGCCTTTCCGATGTGGTGCTGGCGGTCAATTCAGTACGCCTGCGATATAAGAACGTGTTGCATTGA
- a CDS encoding Gfo/Idh/MocA family oxidoreductase, with protein MSKVIKTGICSFGMSGQVFHAPFIHVNPGFEFTAVVERSKNLAKQRYPNVKVYTTVDDMLADKELELIVVNTPNYTHFDYVKAALEAGKNVIVEKPFTVNTEEAKTLIELAASKKLLLSVYHNRRYDSDFKIVRKVINDGLLGDILEAEIHYDRFKEELSYKKHKEQALPGTGSLYDLGSHLIDQALQLFGFPQAVWADIRIIRQESVVDDYFELVLYYNNLRVRLKCSYLIREALPSYQLHGRKGSFIKTKSDIQEAQLQRGLFPNSPDWGAEAPHEWGLLHTEIDGKVVKQFLPSTNGNYMEYYQGIYEALANNAPNPVNPRDAENVIRIIETAFQSSKEGKVIHF; from the coding sequence ATGAGTAAAGTTATCAAAACGGGCATCTGTTCTTTTGGCATGTCCGGACAAGTTTTCCATGCACCTTTTATACATGTGAATCCCGGGTTTGAATTCACGGCAGTGGTGGAACGCAGCAAAAACCTGGCAAAACAACGGTATCCTAACGTCAAAGTATATACGACTGTTGATGATATGCTGGCAGACAAAGAGCTGGAACTGATTGTAGTCAACACTCCCAACTATACCCACTTCGATTACGTAAAAGCCGCTCTGGAAGCAGGTAAAAACGTAATAGTGGAAAAACCGTTTACTGTCAATACCGAAGAGGCTAAGACCCTCATAGAACTGGCTGCCTCAAAAAAATTACTGCTCAGCGTCTATCACAACCGCCGCTATGACAGCGATTTCAAAATCGTACGGAAAGTCATCAACGACGGTCTGCTGGGCGATATCCTGGAAGCAGAAATACACTACGACCGCTTTAAGGAAGAACTGAGCTATAAAAAACATAAGGAACAAGCACTGCCCGGCACCGGTAGCCTCTACGATCTGGGTTCTCACCTGATCGATCAGGCATTGCAACTGTTTGGCTTTCCACAGGCAGTATGGGCTGATATACGCATCATCCGTCAGGAGTCTGTTGTAGATGATTATTTTGAGCTGGTGCTTTATTACAATAACCTGCGGGTACGCCTCAAATGCAGTTACCTCATAAGGGAAGCCCTCCCCTCCTATCAGTTACATGGCCGCAAAGGGTCTTTCATCAAAACAAAATCTGATATACAGGAAGCTCAGCTACAAAGAGGACTGTTTCCTAACAGCCCTGACTGGGGCGCAGAAGCACCACACGAATGGGGCCTGTTGCACACAGAGATTGATGGCAAAGTAGTAAAACAGTTTCTACCCAGCACCAACGGTAACTACATGGAATATTACCAGGGTATATACGAAGCGTTGGCCAACAATGCGCCTAATCCGGTTAATCCACGGGATGCAGAAAATGTGATCAGGATTATTGAAACAGCCTTCCAGAGCAGTAAAGAAGGCAAAGTGATTCATTTCTGA
- a CDS encoding MFS transporter → MNTAGKKVINGWAMYDWANSVYNLVITTTFFPIYFLAVTDEHVNFLGMRFVNSALYNYTMAAAFLLVAIASPILSSISDTRGNKKSFLKFFTIMGSISCAALFFFDKSSLWLGVLAFMLATMGYCGGLVFYNSYLPEIAAPEDRDRISARGFSMGYIGSVILQLIGFALILKKPFGLGDDKLVQITFLLVGVWWLGFAQITFATLPDTKGTISKHTGSAIMEGFTELRKVYAQVKTMPVLKRFLRGFFFYSMGVQTVMMAATIFGSKVLHLPSDKLIATVVIIQVVAIAGAWGMARLSGIFGNLRVLIGVVLLWIGICIAGYKMQTAMHFYLLATAVGLVMGGIQSLSRSTYAKLMPETKDTASFFSYYDVTEKLSIVIGMFSFAYIDDLTNDMRNSVLALVVFFVIGLVWIISALLKQQQTPTPQPRRKEEAVI, encoded by the coding sequence ATGAATACTGCCGGCAAAAAGGTAATCAATGGCTGGGCCATGTATGACTGGGCCAACTCCGTATACAATCTTGTTATCACCACTACTTTCTTCCCTATTTACTTCCTGGCAGTCACAGATGAACATGTGAACTTCCTGGGTATGCGCTTTGTCAACTCAGCGTTGTACAACTATACCATGGCGGCAGCTTTCCTGCTGGTAGCAATCGCTTCCCCTATCCTGTCGTCTATCTCCGACACCAGGGGTAACAAAAAGAGCTTCCTGAAATTCTTTACCATCATGGGTTCGATATCCTGCGCAGCCCTTTTCTTTTTTGACAAAAGCTCCCTGTGGCTGGGCGTGCTGGCCTTTATGCTCGCTACCATGGGCTATTGCGGCGGTCTGGTGTTTTACAACTCCTACCTCCCCGAGATAGCAGCCCCCGAAGACCGCGACCGTATCAGTGCCCGCGGCTTCAGCATGGGATATATCGGCAGCGTGATATTACAGCTGATAGGGTTTGCGCTGATCCTTAAAAAACCTTTCGGGCTGGGAGACGATAAACTGGTACAGATCACTTTCCTGCTGGTAGGCGTATGGTGGCTGGGATTTGCCCAGATCACCTTTGCCACCCTCCCCGATACCAAAGGCACCATCAGCAAACACACCGGCAGTGCCATTATGGAAGGATTTACCGAATTACGGAAAGTGTACGCACAGGTAAAAACCATGCCTGTACTCAAACGTTTTCTCCGTGGCTTTTTCTTCTACAGTATGGGCGTGCAGACCGTTATGATGGCCGCTACTATTTTCGGCAGTAAAGTATTACACCTCCCTTCCGACAAGCTGATAGCCACCGTAGTGATCATTCAGGTGGTAGCCATTGCCGGCGCATGGGGCATGGCCCGCCTTTCTGGTATTTTCGGCAACCTTCGTGTATTGATAGGCGTTGTATTACTGTGGATAGGCATCTGTATCGCCGGTTACAAAATGCAAACCGCCATGCATTTTTATCTCCTGGCCACGGCAGTAGGACTGGTAATGGGCGGCATACAGTCACTGAGCCGTTCTACGTACGCCAAACTGATGCCTGAAACAAAAGATACCGCCAGCTTCTTCAGTTATTATGATGTGACTGAAAAGCTGTCTATCGTGATCGGTATGTTTTCTTTTGCCTATATTGATGATCTCACCAACGATATGCGCAACTCTGTGCTCGCACTGGTGGTATTTTTCGTGATTGGCCTGGTATGGATCATCTCTGCCTTACTGAAGCAACAACAGACACCCACACCACAGCCCCGGAGAAAAGAAGAGGCAGTAATTTGA
- a CDS encoding helicase HerA-like domain-containing protein yields MANKEAFLESIKNGYTFKGEHFKLGCAMLDGEVISGADVYLPLKMMNRHGLIAGATGTGKTKTLQVIAEGLSDASIPVLLMDIKGDLSGIAAAGTDNPKIQERYQKIGGTWSPAAYPAELLSLSQEKGVRLRATTSEFGPILLSKILELNDTQAGLVSMLFKYCDDNKLPLLDLKDFKKVLQYASDEGKADLEKDYGKISTTSTGTILRKVIELEQQGADLFFGEKSFEVDDLMRISDDGRGIVSILRVSDIQDRPKLFSTFMLSLLAELYATLPEEGDLDKPKLVMFIDEAHLIFNEASDALLKQIDTIIKLIRSKGVGIFFCTQNPMDVPASVLGQLGLKVQHALRAFTANDRKTIKQTAENYPLSDFYKTDELLTQIGIGEALITCLNEKGVPTPLAATMLVTPRSRMDVLTDAEVDTLVNNSKLVKKYAETIDNESAYEILNAKLQEAADKTAAATTASSQSGKGKPEKSVFEQVMESSAMKQAGRTAANVITRSLLGALGLGGRSKKSSWF; encoded by the coding sequence ATGGCCAATAAAGAAGCATTTCTGGAATCAATCAAGAACGGCTATACATTTAAAGGCGAGCATTTCAAGTTGGGATGCGCAATGCTGGATGGTGAAGTGATCAGTGGCGCAGATGTATACCTGCCATTAAAAATGATGAACAGACATGGTCTGATTGCCGGCGCTACCGGCACAGGGAAAACCAAAACCCTGCAGGTTATTGCCGAAGGCCTTAGCGACGCCAGCATCCCGGTATTGCTGATGGATATCAAAGGTGACCTTAGCGGTATCGCAGCCGCAGGTACCGACAACCCCAAAATACAGGAACGGTATCAGAAAATAGGCGGCACCTGGTCGCCCGCCGCCTACCCGGCAGAACTGTTGTCGCTCAGCCAGGAAAAAGGAGTACGCCTGCGCGCTACCACCAGCGAGTTTGGCCCCATTCTGCTGTCTAAAATACTGGAACTCAACGATACGCAGGCCGGCCTGGTATCCATGCTGTTTAAATACTGCGACGATAATAAACTGCCTCTGCTCGACCTCAAAGACTTTAAAAAAGTGCTGCAATACGCCAGCGACGAAGGAAAAGCAGATCTGGAAAAAGATTACGGTAAAATATCCACCACTTCTACCGGCACCATCCTCCGTAAAGTGATAGAACTCGAACAACAAGGTGCAGACCTCTTCTTCGGTGAAAAATCCTTTGAAGTGGACGACCTGATGCGCATCAGCGATGACGGCCGCGGTATCGTATCTATCCTCAGAGTCAGTGATATACAGGACAGACCCAAACTCTTCTCCACCTTCATGCTCAGCCTCCTGGCAGAGCTGTATGCCACCCTGCCCGAAGAAGGAGATCTGGACAAACCCAAACTGGTCATGTTCATCGATGAAGCACACCTCATCTTCAACGAAGCCAGCGACGCCTTACTCAAACAAATTGATACCATTATCAAACTGATACGATCCAAAGGTGTAGGCATCTTCTTCTGTACACAAAATCCCATGGATGTCCCCGCCTCCGTGCTCGGGCAACTAGGCCTCAAAGTACAACATGCCCTGCGTGCCTTCACCGCCAACGACCGTAAAACCATCAAACAAACTGCAGAAAACTACCCGCTTTCCGATTTCTACAAAACAGATGAACTACTCACTCAGATCGGTATCGGTGAAGCACTTATCACCTGCCTCAACGAAAAAGGCGTGCCTACACCACTCGCAGCTACCATGCTGGTCACTCCACGCTCCCGCATGGATGTGCTCACAGACGCTGAAGTAGACACCCTCGTTAATAATTCCAAACTCGTAAAAAAGTACGCCGAAACCATCGATAACGAAAGCGCCTACGAAATACTCAACGCCAAACTACAGGAAGCTGCCGACAAAACGGCCGCCGCTACCACAGCCAGTAGCCAGTCCGGTAAAGGCAAACCGGAAAAAAGCGTCTTTGAACAGGTGATGGAAAGCTCCGCCATGAAACAGGCCGGCCGTACAGCCGCCAACGTTATCACCCGCAGCCTGCTGGGTGCGCTGGGACTGGGTGGCAGAAGCAAGAAAAGCAGTTGGTTCTAA
- a CDS encoding MBL fold metallo-hydrolase, whose amino-acid sequence MKLYTIETGFFKLDGGAMFGVVPKTMWNKLNPADENNLCSWAMRCLLIEDGNRLILVDNGIGDKQDPKFFSHYYLHGDATLDKSLAAHGFHRDDITDVFLTHLHFDHCGGSIAREGDKLVPAFKNATFWSNEDHWKWATVPNDREKASFLKENILPIQESGQLKFVSHQEGVAFTDNFNIRFVNGHTDSMMLPQIRYKDQTIVYMADLLPSAAHIPIPYVMAYDMFPLTTLNEKKQFLQEALDKQYVLFFEHDPAIECCVLQSTDKGIRAGESFALSAL is encoded by the coding sequence ATGAAGTTATATACCATTGAAACAGGTTTCTTTAAACTGGACGGCGGTGCTATGTTTGGCGTAGTGCCTAAAACCATGTGGAATAAACTCAATCCGGCAGATGAAAACAATCTCTGCTCCTGGGCCATGCGTTGTCTGCTCATAGAAGACGGCAACCGGCTGATCCTGGTAGACAACGGCATCGGCGACAAACAGGACCCTAAATTCTTCAGCCACTACTACCTGCATGGTGATGCCACACTCGACAAATCCTTGGCCGCACACGGCTTCCACCGGGATGATATCACCGATGTGTTTTTAACACACCTGCATTTTGACCATTGCGGAGGCAGCATTGCGAGAGAAGGGGACAAACTGGTACCAGCCTTCAAAAATGCGACCTTCTGGAGCAATGAAGACCACTGGAAATGGGCCACTGTACCCAACGATCGTGAAAAAGCTTCTTTCCTGAAAGAAAATATTCTGCCTATCCAGGAAAGCGGGCAACTGAAATTTGTATCACATCAGGAAGGTGTTGCCTTTACTGACAATTTCAATATCCGTTTTGTCAATGGGCATACAGACTCCATGATGTTGCCACAGATCCGTTACAAGGACCAGACTATTGTGTACATGGCCGACCTCCTGCCTTCTGCGGCGCATATCCCCATTCCTTATGTGATGGCCTATGATATGTTTCCGCTGACCACACTTAACGAAAAGAAACAATTCCTGCAGGAAGCGCTGGACAAACAGTATGTACTCTTCTTTGAGCACGATCCGGCCATTGAATGCTGTGTGTTGCAGTCTACCGACAAAGGTATCCGCGCAGGTGAATCTTTCGCCCTCAGCGCATTGTAG
- a CDS encoding co-chaperone GroES, whose product MAIHITPDNKLKKLIVVGDRVLIKPTTPHDRTKSGLYLPPGVQSKEKVQRGYVIKTGPGYAIPVPIEEEDAWKPEEDKVKYIPLQAKEGDLAIFLLSGSTEVVYGDETYFIVPQGAILMLEREEDL is encoded by the coding sequence ATGGCTATACATATTACACCGGATAACAAATTGAAAAAACTGATCGTTGTCGGCGACCGTGTGCTGATTAAGCCAACTACGCCACATGATCGGACCAAAAGCGGATTGTACCTCCCTCCTGGCGTACAGTCCAAAGAAAAGGTACAGCGCGGATATGTAATCAAAACCGGACCAGGTTATGCCATCCCTGTTCCCATTGAGGAAGAGGATGCATGGAAACCGGAAGAAGACAAAGTGAAATACATTCCGTTGCAGGCAAAAGAAGGCGATCTGGCCATCTTTCTGCTCAGCGGTTCTACAGAGGTGGTTTATGGAGATGAAACCTATTTTATTGTACCTCAGGGAGCCATATTGATGCTGGAGAGAGAAGAAGACCTGTAA
- the lpxA gene encoding acyl-ACP--UDP-N-acetylglucosamine O-acyltransferase, producing the protein MIHPLTYIHPDAKVAPNVKIDPFTVIHKNVEIGDGTWIGSNVTIMEGARIGKNCRIFPGAVISAIPQDLKYAGEETTVEIGDNTTIREFVTINRGTRDKWKTKIGNNCLIMAYGHIAHDCEVGNHCIFSNNTTLAGHITVGDHVVLAGMVAIQQFCKVGDHAFVTGGSLVRKDVPPYVKAAREPLSYVGINSVGLKRRGFSLEKINHILDIYRVIFVKGYKLSKAISIIEAEFPATDERDEILSFIRESGRGIMRGYTSHSNDDIS; encoded by the coding sequence ATGATCCACCCGCTTACATACATACATCCGGACGCTAAAGTGGCGCCTAATGTTAAAATTGATCCGTTTACCGTCATCCACAAAAATGTAGAAATCGGTGACGGCACCTGGATAGGCTCCAACGTGACCATCATGGAAGGAGCCCGCATCGGTAAAAACTGCCGCATATTCCCGGGAGCCGTTATTTCTGCTATCCCTCAGGATTTAAAATATGCGGGTGAAGAAACTACTGTGGAAATCGGTGACAATACCACTATCCGTGAATTTGTGACCATCAACCGCGGTACACGCGATAAATGGAAGACCAAGATCGGCAATAACTGCCTGATCATGGCCTATGGCCACATCGCACACGACTGCGAAGTGGGCAATCACTGCATCTTTTCCAACAACACCACCCTGGCCGGCCATATTACCGTAGGCGACCACGTTGTACTGGCAGGTATGGTGGCCATCCAGCAGTTCTGTAAAGTAGGCGACCACGCCTTCGTTACCGGCGGCTCCCTCGTTAGAAAAGATGTACCTCCTTATGTAAAAGCAGCACGCGAACCACTCTCCTATGTAGGTATCAACTCCGTAGGTCTCAAAAGAAGAGGTTTCTCCCTGGAAAAAATCAATCATATCCTGGATATTTACCGTGTGATCTTTGTGAAGGGCTATAAATTATCCAAGGCCATCAGCATCATTGAAGCAGAATTCCCTGCTACTGATGAAAGAGACGAAATACTCTCCTTCATCCGTGAATCCGGCCGTGGTATTATGAGAGGTTATACTTCCCACTCCAATGATGATATCTCTTGA